The Phyllostomus discolor isolate MPI-MPIP mPhyDis1 chromosome 4, mPhyDis1.pri.v3, whole genome shotgun sequence genome window below encodes:
- the PHOSPHO2 gene encoding pyridoxal phosphate phosphatase PHOSPHO2 isoform X1, translating to MLKITQICFTTMKILLAFDFDNTIIDDNSDTWIVRCAPEKKLPIELQDSYEKGFWTEFMGRVFQYLGDEGVREDEMKRTVTSMPFTPGMVELLNFISKNKDKFDCIIISDSNSVFIDWILEAASFHDVFDKVFTNPAAFDGSGHLTVKNYHAHSCNRCPKNLCKNVVLVEFIDKQLQQGVNYTQIVYVGDGGNDLCPVTFLKKNDVAMPRKGYALQKTLSRMSQNLEPMECCVVAWSSGVEIISHLQFLIKE from the exons ATGCTGAA gataaCCCAAATCTGTTTTACAACCATGAAAATTTTGCTCGCTTTTGACTTTGACAATACAATCATAGATGACAATAGCGACACCTGGATTGTACGGTGTGCTCCAGAGAAAAAGCTTCCTATTGAACTACAAGATTCTTATGAAAAAGGATTTTGGACAGAGTTTATGGGCAGAGTCTTTCAGTATTTGGGAGATGAAGGTGTAAGAGAAGATGAGATGAAAAGAACAGTGACATCAATGCCTTTTACTCCAGGGATGGTGGAGCTTTTAAACTTTATAAGTAAGAACAAGGATAAATTTGATTGCATCATTATTTCAGATTCAAATTCAGTCTTCATAGATTGGATTTTAGAAGCTGCCAGTTTTCATGATGTGTTTGATAAAGTGTTTACAAATCCAGCAGCTTTTGATGGCAGTGGTCATCTCACTGTGAAAAATTATCATGCTCATTCTTGCAATAGGTGTCCCAAAAATCTTTGCAAAAATGTAGTTTTGGTAGAATTTATAGATAAACAATTACAACAGGGAGTGAATTATACACAAATTGTTTACGTAGGTGATGGTGGAAATGATCTTTGCCCAGTaacctttttaaagaagaatgatGTTGCCATGCCACGGAAAGGATATGCTTTACAGAAAACGCTTTCCAGAATGTCTCAAAATCTGGAGCCCATGGAATGTTGTGTTGTAGCTTGGTCTTCAGGTGTTGAAATAATTTCTCACTTACAATTTCTAATAAAGGAATAA
- the PHOSPHO2 gene encoding pyridoxal phosphate phosphatase PHOSPHO2 isoform X2, whose product MKILLAFDFDNTIIDDNSDTWIVRCAPEKKLPIELQDSYEKGFWTEFMGRVFQYLGDEGVREDEMKRTVTSMPFTPGMVELLNFISKNKDKFDCIIISDSNSVFIDWILEAASFHDVFDKVFTNPAAFDGSGHLTVKNYHAHSCNRCPKNLCKNVVLVEFIDKQLQQGVNYTQIVYVGDGGNDLCPVTFLKKNDVAMPRKGYALQKTLSRMSQNLEPMECCVVAWSSGVEIISHLQFLIKE is encoded by the coding sequence ATGAAAATTTTGCTCGCTTTTGACTTTGACAATACAATCATAGATGACAATAGCGACACCTGGATTGTACGGTGTGCTCCAGAGAAAAAGCTTCCTATTGAACTACAAGATTCTTATGAAAAAGGATTTTGGACAGAGTTTATGGGCAGAGTCTTTCAGTATTTGGGAGATGAAGGTGTAAGAGAAGATGAGATGAAAAGAACAGTGACATCAATGCCTTTTACTCCAGGGATGGTGGAGCTTTTAAACTTTATAAGTAAGAACAAGGATAAATTTGATTGCATCATTATTTCAGATTCAAATTCAGTCTTCATAGATTGGATTTTAGAAGCTGCCAGTTTTCATGATGTGTTTGATAAAGTGTTTACAAATCCAGCAGCTTTTGATGGCAGTGGTCATCTCACTGTGAAAAATTATCATGCTCATTCTTGCAATAGGTGTCCCAAAAATCTTTGCAAAAATGTAGTTTTGGTAGAATTTATAGATAAACAATTACAACAGGGAGTGAATTATACACAAATTGTTTACGTAGGTGATGGTGGAAATGATCTTTGCCCAGTaacctttttaaagaagaatgatGTTGCCATGCCACGGAAAGGATATGCTTTACAGAAAACGCTTTCCAGAATGTCTCAAAATCTGGAGCCCATGGAATGTTGTGTTGTAGCTTGGTCTTCAGGTGTTGAAATAATTTCTCACTTACAATTTCTAATAAAGGAATAA